A genomic region of Papaver somniferum cultivar HN1 chromosome 7, ASM357369v1, whole genome shotgun sequence contains the following coding sequences:
- the LOC113295477 gene encoding uncharacterized protein LOC113295477, producing the protein MGEPGSVVPKNSGITVVKNDDNDLVPTRIQTGWRVCIDYRKLNCYNQIVIAPEDQEKTTFTCPFGTFAYRHYVESIIEVFMDDFSVYGDSFDKCLDNLALILKRCVETNLVLNWEKCHLMKDVAFDCDKEYKEAFDTLKELLTTAPIIKPPD; encoded by the exons atgggtgagCCCGGTTCAGTCGTTCCAAAGAATTCCGGAATCACGGTGGTGAAAAACGATGATAATGACTTGGTTCCAACTAGAATCCAGACCGGTTGGAGAGTTTGCATTGACTACCGAAAGCTCAACT GTTATAACCAGATTGTAATAGCTCCGGAAGATCAAGAAAAGACAAcatttacttgtccttttggcACTTTTGCGTATAGAC ATTATGTGGAAAGCATCatagaagtgtttatggatgattttagcgtGTATGGTGATTCTTTTGACAAGTGCTTAGATAACCTTGCACTTATTCTTAAACGATGCGTAGAAACTAAtcttgtgcttaattgggaaaagtgtcaccTTATG AAAGATGTGGCCTTTGATTGTGACAAGGAATACAAGGAAGCTTTTGACACCTTGAAAGAGTTGTTGACTACCGCACCAATTATCAAACCACCGGACTAG